A DNA window from Novosphingobium sp. RL4 contains the following coding sequences:
- the dapD gene encoding 2,3,4,5-tetrahydropyridine-2,6-dicarboxylate N-succinyltransferase translates to MSELETAIEAAWEARDTVTPASADVRKLVDEALGLIESGAARVAEPDGNGGWKVNQWLKKAVLLSFRLNDNAPVAHGAGGAPAFDKVPVKFDGWAEDDFRKAGFRVVPGAVARRGTFISKGVVLMPSFVNIGAYVGEGTMVDTWATVGSCAQIGKNVHISGGVGIGGVLEPLQAGPVIIEDNCFIGARSEVAEGVVVGEGAVISMGVFLGASTKIVDRATGEVHIGKVPPYSVVVPGSLPGKPLPDGTPGPSLYCAVIVKTVDAQTRSKTGINELLRD, encoded by the coding sequence ATGTCCGAACTCGAAACCGCGATCGAAGCCGCCTGGGAAGCGCGCGACACCGTCACCCCCGCCAGCGCGGACGTGCGCAAGCTCGTCGACGAAGCGCTGGGCCTGATCGAATCGGGCGCTGCCCGCGTCGCCGAGCCCGACGGCAACGGTGGCTGGAAGGTCAACCAGTGGCTGAAGAAGGCAGTGCTCCTCTCGTTCCGCCTCAATGACAACGCCCCCGTCGCTCACGGCGCCGGCGGCGCGCCCGCGTTCGACAAGGTGCCCGTGAAGTTCGACGGCTGGGCCGAGGACGACTTCCGCAAGGCCGGCTTCCGCGTGGTTCCGGGCGCCGTCGCCCGCCGCGGCACTTTCATTTCGAAGGGCGTCGTGCTGATGCCGAGCTTCGTGAACATCGGCGCCTACGTTGGCGAAGGCACCATGGTAGACACCTGGGCCACCGTCGGTTCCTGCGCGCAGATCGGCAAGAACGTGCACATCTCGGGCGGCGTCGGCATCGGCGGCGTGCTTGAACCGCTGCAGGCCGGCCCGGTCATCATCGAGGACAACTGCTTCATCGGCGCCCGTTCGGAAGTGGCCGAAGGCGTGGTCGTCGGCGAAGGCGCGGTGATCTCGATGGGCGTGTTCCTCGGCGCATCGACCAAGATCGTCGACCGTGCAACCGGCGAAGTCCACATCGGCAAGGTTCCGCCCTACTCGGTAGTCGTTCCCGGCTCGCTGCCCGGCAAGCCCCTGCCCGACGGCACCCCCGGCCCGTCGCTCTACTGCGCCGTGATCGTCAAGACCGTGGACGCGCAGACCCGCTCGAAGACCGGCATCAACGAGCTTCTGCGCGACTGA
- the gmk gene encoding guanylate kinase codes for MVNSPDNPAGPLARRGLMLIMSSPSGAGKTTISRMLLEHDAHICNSVSCTTRTPRPGEVDGKDYHFVSQAQFDQMVENEEFLEWATVFGNSYGTPKAQVKAGLKDGQDYLFDIDWQGTQQLYQKLERDVVRVFLLPPSIDELRRRLTGRGTDSMDVIAARMERARSEISHWDGYDYVVVNDDIDHCFEKVKTILDAERMRRARQTGLIGFVRELMAP; via the coding sequence ATGGTCAACTCTCCGGACAATCCCGCCGGCCCCCTTGCCCGGCGCGGCCTCATGCTCATCATGTCCTCCCCCTCGGGCGCGGGGAAGACGACGATCTCGCGTATGCTGCTCGAACACGATGCGCATATCTGCAATTCGGTTTCCTGCACCACGCGCACGCCCCGTCCCGGCGAAGTGGACGGCAAGGACTATCACTTCGTCAGCCAGGCCCAGTTCGACCAGATGGTCGAAAACGAGGAATTCCTCGAATGGGCAACCGTCTTCGGCAACTCCTACGGCACGCCGAAAGCGCAAGTGAAGGCGGGCCTCAAGGATGGGCAGGACTATCTGTTCGACATCGACTGGCAGGGCACCCAGCAGCTCTACCAGAAGCTGGAACGCGACGTCGTGCGCGTGTTCCTCCTGCCGCCCAGCATCGACGAACTGCGCCGCCGGCTGACCGGCCGCGGCACCGACAGCATGGACGTGATCGCCGCCCGCATGGAACGCGCCCGCTCGGAAATCAGCCACTGGGACGGGTACGACTATGTCGTCGTCAACGATGACATCGACCACTGCTTCGAGAAGGTGAAGACGATTCTCGACGCCGAGCGCATGCGCCGCGCCCGCCAGACCGGCCTGATCGGCTTCGTCCGCGAATTGATGGCCCCCTGA
- a CDS encoding SspB family protein, with amino-acid sequence MNDTTPDSLIPYDEIVQEALRAVVGRVLGQVEDAGGVLPGTHHFYITFKTGAPGVSVPGELRARFPDEMTIVLQNKFWDLAVREDGFTVSLSFNQMPSKLVIPFSAITAFVDPAVDFGLQFQAVTDDEDEDDLAGHPENDSATERDVASRIIPSDDGSNVVSVDFGKKK; translated from the coding sequence ATGAACGATACGACACCAGACAGCCTGATCCCCTATGACGAAATCGTCCAGGAGGCCCTGCGCGCCGTTGTCGGCCGCGTGCTTGGCCAGGTCGAAGACGCCGGCGGCGTCCTTCCGGGTACTCACCACTTCTACATAACCTTCAAGACGGGTGCGCCCGGCGTGTCGGTTCCCGGAGAGCTGAGAGCCCGCTTCCCCGACGAAATGACCATCGTTCTCCAGAACAAGTTCTGGGATCTCGCGGTGCGCGAAGATGGCTTCACGGTCAGCCTCAGCTTCAACCAGATGCCGTCCAAGCTGGTGATCCCCTTCTCGGCGATCACCGCCTTCGTGGACCCTGCGGTGGACTTCGGCCTCCAGTTCCAGGCCGTGACGGACGACGAGGACGAAGACGATCTCGCCGGCCACCCCGAGAACGATTCGGCCACGGAACGCGACGTCGCCTCGCGCATTATTCCCAGCGACGACGGATCGAACGTCGTTTCGGTCGATTTCGGCAAGAAGAAGTAA
- the hisB gene encoding imidazoleglycerol-phosphate dehydratase HisB: MRTASINRKTHETDIAVEVNLDGTGAYQVSTGIGFLDHMIEQFSRHSLIDITCRIKGDLHVDQHHTTEDSAIAIGQAISQALGDRAGIGRYGDVHSPMDEALSRVSLDISGRPWLVWKAGFTQEKLGEFDTEMVEHWFHSISQAVGITLHIELLYGTNNHHICEGIFKGFARAMRSAVELDPRKGGAIPSTKGILGQDTL; the protein is encoded by the coding sequence ATGCGCACCGCCTCGATCAACCGCAAGACTCACGAGACCGACATCGCCGTGGAGGTCAACCTCGACGGCACCGGAGCCTATCAGGTCTCCACCGGGATCGGTTTCCTCGATCACATGATCGAGCAGTTCAGCCGCCATTCGCTGATCGACATTACCTGCCGGATCAAGGGCGACCTTCACGTCGACCAGCATCATACGACCGAGGACAGTGCCATCGCCATCGGGCAGGCCATCAGCCAGGCGCTGGGCGACCGCGCCGGGATCGGCCGCTACGGCGACGTCCATTCGCCGATGGACGAGGCGCTGAGCCGCGTTTCGCTGGATATCTCGGGCCGCCCGTGGCTGGTCTGGAAGGCCGGTTTCACGCAGGAGAAGCTGGGCGAGTTCGACACCGAGATGGTCGAGCACTGGTTCCATTCGATTTCGCAGGCCGTGGGCATCACCCTGCATATCGAGCTTCTCTACGGCACCAACAATCACCATATCTGCGAGGGTATCTTCAAGGGCTTCGCGCGCGCCATGCGCAGCGCGGTGGAGCTCGATCCGCGCAAGGGCGGGGCAATCCCCTCGACCAAGGGCATTCTCGGACAGGACACGCTCTGA
- a CDS encoding YciI family protein, whose protein sequence is MASFIISLRYTAPIEDVDGLLADHVAWLRANHAEGRFLGWGRKVPREGGIILARGDSINEVEILAASDPFVAGGVAEVEVIEWAHGFLDDSIAGLAG, encoded by the coding sequence ATGGCCAGCTTCATCATCTCGCTTCGCTACACCGCTCCGATCGAGGACGTGGACGGCCTGCTGGCCGATCATGTCGCCTGGCTGCGGGCCAACCACGCCGAAGGCCGCTTCCTGGGCTGGGGCCGCAAGGTTCCGCGCGAAGGCGGCATCATTCTCGCCCGGGGCGACAGCATCAACGAAGTCGAGATCCTGGCCGCCAGCGATCCCTTCGTGGCGGGCGGGGTCGCCGAAGTCGAAGTGATCGAATGGGCGCACGGCTTCCTCGACGACAGCATCGCCGGTCTGGCCGGATGA
- the hisH gene encoding imidazole glycerol phosphate synthase subunit HisH: MTGGRPTLALIDYGAGNLYSVANALRAAGAEDVAITADPAVVRAADRIVLPGVGSFRACAEGLWGIPGMVEAMAERVHVGGAPFLGICVGMQLLATQGLEHGVTRGLDWIGGQVRMIERTDPHIKIPHMGWNDVLLGRKDPAQGLIEPGEAYFLHSYHFQPDDGAHVAAMTDHGGGLVAAVAKDNVVGVQFHPEKSQAYGLALLTRFLEWKP; this comes from the coding sequence ATGACCGGAGGCCGCCCGACCCTGGCGCTGATCGACTACGGCGCGGGCAACCTCTATTCGGTGGCCAACGCGCTGCGGGCGGCCGGAGCCGAGGACGTGGCGATCACCGCCGATCCCGCCGTGGTGCGCGCGGCGGACCGCATCGTCCTTCCCGGCGTGGGCTCGTTCCGCGCCTGCGCCGAAGGGCTCTGGGGCATTCCCGGCATGGTCGAGGCGATGGCCGAGCGGGTCCATGTCGGCGGGGCGCCGTTCCTCGGCATCTGCGTGGGCATGCAACTGCTCGCCACCCAGGGCCTCGAACACGGGGTGACGCGGGGGCTGGACTGGATCGGCGGGCAGGTCCGGATGATCGAGCGTACCGACCCCCACATCAAGATCCCGCACATGGGCTGGAACGATGTCCTGCTCGGCCGCAAGGACCCGGCGCAGGGGCTGATCGAGCCCGGCGAGGCCTATTTCCTGCACTCCTACCACTTCCAGCCCGATGACGGTGCGCATGTGGCGGCGATGACCGACCACGGCGGCGGCCTGGTGGCGGCGGTGGCGAAGGACAATGTCGTGGGCGTGCAGTTCCACCCCGAGAAGAGCCAGGCCTACGGCCTCGCGCTGCTGACCCGTTTCCTCGAATGGAAGCCCTAG
- the hisA gene encoding 1-(5-phosphoribosyl)-5-[(5-phosphoribosylamino)methylideneamino]imidazole-4-carboxamide isomerase — MIVFPAIDLKQGQVVRLAEGDMDRATVYGDNPAAQAMLFAEAGSQHLHVVDLDGSFAGRAENREAVEAILEVFPGHVQLGGGIRTPEAVAGWFDLGVSRVVMGTAALKDPQFVKDMAKAYPGGIVVAVDARDGMVATEGWAEVSDVSIVDMARRFEDAGVASLLFTDIGRDGLLKGVNIDATVDLARRTDLPVIASGGVKGLDDIRLLSLHANDGIEGVITGRALYDGRLDLAAAIAMAEKA; from the coding sequence ATGATCGTTTTTCCCGCCATCGACCTCAAGCAGGGTCAGGTCGTGCGTCTCGCCGAAGGCGATATGGACCGCGCCACCGTCTATGGCGACAATCCCGCCGCGCAGGCCATGCTCTTTGCCGAAGCGGGCTCGCAGCACCTGCATGTCGTCGATCTCGACGGTTCCTTCGCGGGTCGGGCCGAGAACCGCGAAGCGGTGGAAGCCATCCTCGAGGTGTTCCCCGGCCACGTCCAGCTTGGCGGCGGCATCCGCACGCCCGAGGCGGTGGCGGGCTGGTTCGACCTTGGCGTCAGCCGCGTGGTCATGGGCACGGCGGCGCTGAAGGACCCGCAGTTCGTCAAGGACATGGCGAAGGCCTATCCCGGCGGCATCGTCGTTGCCGTGGATGCGCGCGACGGCATGGTCGCCACCGAGGGCTGGGCCGAAGTCTCCGACGTCTCGATCGTCGACATGGCCCGCCGGTTCGAGGATGCGGGCGTGGCCTCGCTGCTGTTCACCGATATCGGCCGCGACGGGCTGCTCAAGGGCGTGAACATCGATGCCACCGTCGATCTTGCCCGCCGCACCGACCTGCCGGTCATCGCCAGCGGCGGGGTGAAGGGGCTGGACGACATCCGCCTGCTCTCGCTCCATGCGAACGACGGCATCGAGGGCGTCATCACCGGGCGCGCGCTTTACGACGGCCGGCTGGACCTTGCGGCGGCGATCGCCATGGCTGAAAAGGCGTGA
- the hisF gene encoding imidazole glycerol phosphate synthase subunit HisF has protein sequence MTVRIRVIPCLDVRDGRVVKGVNFVDLVDAGDPVEQARAYDAAGADELCFLDISASHEGRGTLLDVVQRTAEVCFMPLTVGGGVRTAEDARALLLAGADKVAVNSAAVSRPEVVADIAEKFGSQCIVASVDARKVAPGKWEIFTHGGRKATGIDALEHAVKLADYGAGELLVTSMDGDGTQNGYDLELTRLIAESVSVPVIASGGVGNLDHLVAGVTEGRASAVLAASIFHFGKHSIAEAHAALRSAGLPARG, from the coding sequence ATGACCGTTCGTATCCGCGTCATCCCCTGCCTCGACGTTCGTGACGGGCGCGTGGTGAAAGGCGTGAACTTCGTCGATCTGGTCGACGCCGGCGATCCGGTGGAGCAGGCCCGCGCCTATGACGCGGCCGGGGCGGACGAGCTGTGCTTCCTTGACATTTCCGCCAGCCACGAAGGGCGCGGCACCCTGCTCGACGTCGTGCAGCGCACCGCAGAGGTCTGCTTCATGCCGCTGACCGTCGGCGGCGGCGTGCGCACGGCCGAGGATGCCCGTGCGCTGCTGCTGGCCGGGGCGGACAAGGTGGCGGTCAATTCCGCCGCCGTCTCGCGGCCCGAAGTCGTGGCCGACATTGCCGAGAAGTTCGGTTCGCAATGCATCGTCGCCTCGGTCGATGCGCGCAAGGTCGCGCCCGGCAAGTGGGAGATCTTCACGCACGGCGGCCGCAAGGCCACCGGGATCGACGCGCTGGAACATGCGGTGAAACTGGCCGACTACGGCGCGGGCGAACTGCTCGTCACCTCGATGGACGGAGACGGCACGCAGAACGGCTACGACCTCGAACTGACCCGCCTCATCGCCGAGAGCGTCTCGGTGCCGGTGATCGCCAGCGGCGGCGTCGGCAATCTCGACCACCTCGTGGCGGGCGTGACCGAAGGCAGGGCCAGTGCGGTGCTGGCGGCTTCGATCTTCCACTTCGGCAAGCACTCGATCGCGGAAGCCCACGCGGCGCTGCGCTCGGCAGGCCTGCCGGCGCGGGGGTAG
- a CDS encoding PEP-CTERM sorting domain-containing protein has product MHHYRYLPAMLAVFLAPVPAFAADATSLPEPSGLFLLAMGVIGVAVGRRLSSKRSD; this is encoded by the coding sequence GTGCATCACTACCGCTACCTGCCCGCCATGCTGGCGGTATTCCTCGCACCCGTTCCCGCGTTCGCGGCCGATGCCACGAGCCTGCCCGAGCCGAGCGGGCTGTTCCTGCTGGCGATGGGCGTCATCGGCGTGGCGGTGGGCCGCAGGCTGTCGTCGAAGCGCTCCGACTGA
- a CDS encoding phosphoribosyl-ATP diphosphatase, whose product MSSSDTLARLEATIAARRAADPESSYVARLNAKGLGKIAQKLGEEATETVIAALTEDEKALVGEASDLIFHLMVLLGARDVPLSAVLAELDRREGVSGIAEKAARPRD is encoded by the coding sequence ATGAGCAGCTCCGACACCCTCGCGCGCCTGGAGGCGACGATCGCCGCGCGCCGCGCCGCCGATCCCGAAAGCAGCTATGTCGCCCGGCTCAATGCCAAAGGGCTGGGCAAGATCGCGCAGAAGCTCGGCGAGGAAGCCACCGAAACGGTGATCGCCGCGCTGACCGAGGATGAAAAGGCGCTGGTCGGCGAGGCTTCGGACCTGATCTTCCACCTCATGGTCCTGCTGGGTGCCCGCGATGTGCCGCTGAGCGCTGTCCTGGCCGAACTGGATCGCCGCGAAGGCGTCTCGGGCATCGCCGAGAAGGCTGCTCGTCCCAGGGACTGA
- a CDS encoding histidine triad nucleotide-binding protein, which yields MPIDPKLPYDDNNIFAKILRGELPCSKVYEDEFALAFNDIRPQAPIHVLVIPKAPYVSWDDFTAKAGDAEIAGFMRAVGNVTRQLEMDGPGYRLMVNMGTNGHQEVPHLHVHIFGGRQFFQMIAE from the coding sequence ATGCCGATCGACCCCAAGCTGCCTTACGACGACAACAACATCTTCGCGAAGATCCTGCGCGGCGAACTGCCGTGCAGCAAGGTCTACGAGGACGAATTCGCGCTGGCCTTCAACGACATCCGCCCGCAGGCGCCGATTCATGTGCTGGTGATCCCCAAGGCGCCCTACGTTTCGTGGGACGATTTCACCGCCAAGGCCGGCGATGCGGAAATCGCGGGCTTCATGCGCGCGGTGGGCAACGTGACGCGCCAGCTCGAAATGGACGGGCCGGGATATCGGCTGATGGTGAACATGGGCACCAACGGCCATCAGGAAGTGCCGCATCTCCATGTCCACATCTTCGGCGGACGCCAGTTCTTCCAGATGATCGCGGAATAA
- a CDS encoding YbgC/FadM family acyl-CoA thioesterase: MSSDPLPPSGVLDGPVHRYALRVFYEDTDAGGVVYHANYIRWFERARSDLLDLLGIDQRAALESGEGLYTVAEVNIRYLSPARLGDGVVIDTHALQVGRVSCTLRQVARRGEIRLAEATVKVGFISPEGRPRRQPADWQHAFASLLGEHPKGQE, translated from the coding sequence ATGAGCAGCGATCCTCTTCCTCCCAGCGGCGTCCTCGACGGTCCGGTCCACCGCTATGCGCTTCGCGTGTTCTACGAGGACACCGACGCGGGCGGCGTGGTCTATCACGCCAACTACATCCGCTGGTTCGAACGGGCCCGTTCCGACCTTCTCGACCTTCTCGGCATCGACCAGCGCGCCGCGCTGGAATCCGGGGAAGGGCTCTACACCGTGGCGGAAGTGAACATCCGCTACCTTTCGCCCGCGCGCCTGGGCGACGGGGTGGTGATCGATACCCATGCGCTGCAGGTCGGCCGGGTGAGCTGCACCCTTCGCCAGGTGGCCCGGCGCGGAGAAATCCGCCTTGCCGAGGCCACGGTAAAGGTCGGGTTCATCAGCCCTGAAGGACGACCGCGCAGACAGCCCGCCGACTGGCAACATGCTTTCGCCTCGCTCCTGGGTGAGCATCCGAAAGGACAAGAATGA
- the tolQ gene encoding protein TolQ: MTFEMLAAAVTIGSDSDHLNPVKLFLHADIVVQAIMAGLILASVWVWAIIISFMLRIGSLNRKCADYEEGFWEAQNFEAYQKERRRGDVPMGKVAGAGLAEWRRNAAMPKFDPEGARERIALAMTSSVGEESDIISNRLNFLATVGSVAPFVGLFGTVWGIMNSFFQIGQQQNSSLAVVAPGISEALFATAIGLFAAIPAVIAYNRFSHRVNLFESRLQRFADRLHSALTRELEQR, translated from the coding sequence ATGACGTTTGAAATGCTCGCCGCCGCCGTAACCATCGGCAGCGATTCCGATCACCTCAACCCGGTAAAGCTGTTCCTGCACGCCGATATCGTCGTGCAGGCGATCATGGCCGGGCTGATCCTGGCGAGCGTCTGGGTCTGGGCCATCATCATCAGCTTCATGCTGCGCATCGGCAGCCTCAACCGCAAGTGCGCGGATTACGAGGAAGGCTTCTGGGAGGCCCAGAACTTCGAGGCCTACCAGAAGGAACGCCGCCGCGGCGACGTGCCGATGGGCAAGGTCGCGGGCGCCGGTCTTGCCGAATGGCGCCGCAATGCCGCGATGCCCAAGTTCGATCCCGAAGGCGCGCGCGAGCGTATTGCCTTGGCCATGACCTCTTCGGTCGGCGAGGAAAGCGACATCATCTCGAACCGTTTGAACTTCCTGGCCACGGTGGGCTCGGTCGCGCCGTTCGTGGGCCTGTTCGGCACCGTCTGGGGCATCATGAACAGCTTCTTCCAGATCGGCCAGCAGCAGAATTCCTCGCTCGCGGTGGTTGCTCCCGGCATTTCGGAAGCCCTGTTCGCCACGGCCATCGGCCTGTTCGCGGCCATCCCGGCGGTCATCGCCTACAACCGCTTCTCGCACCGCGTGAACCTGTTCGAATCGCGCCTCCAGCGCTTTGCCGACCGTCTGCACTCCGCGCTCACCCGTGAGCTGGAGCAGCGCTGA
- a CDS encoding ExbD/TolR family protein, giving the protein MGMGVSGGGRRGSRRSGGGRTPMAEINVTPLVDVMLVLLIIFMVTAPLLKAAVPIELPDSRAKAMSEEQDQITITVQRDGTVYYEEAALAPGELAERLASVPAGADGRKPQVTLRADKALDYGRVMDVMGELNHAGFTSISLVTGVSSGSGG; this is encoded by the coding sequence ATGGGCATGGGCGTTTCCGGCGGCGGCAGGCGAGGTAGCCGGCGCAGCGGCGGGGGACGTACCCCCATGGCCGAAATCAACGTGACGCCGCTGGTCGACGTCATGCTGGTGCTGCTGATCATCTTCATGGTCACCGCGCCGCTGCTCAAGGCCGCGGTGCCGATCGAGCTGCCTGACAGCCGGGCCAAGGCGATGAGCGAGGAGCAGGACCAGATCACGATCACGGTCCAGCGCGACGGCACCGTCTACTACGAGGAAGCGGCGCTGGCGCCGGGCGAACTGGCAGAGCGTCTTGCATCGGTCCCCGCAGGCGCCGACGGCCGCAAGCCGCAAGTGACGCTGCGCGCCGACAAGGCGCTGGACTACGGCCGCGTCATGGACGTCATGGGCGAACTCAATCACGCCGGGTTCACGTCGATCTCGCTGGTGACGGGTGTCAGCAGCGGTTCAGGCGGCTGA
- the tolB gene encoding Tol-Pal system beta propeller repeat protein TolB, with translation MTHRTFSTRLLPLALVFALAGAPLAAQNATPVAIPGPPAGADMGVQPDDGGLTGSVSDENEWQDLGIAITTFATDADVPTRTNAGSTAALGRALSQVVAADLKNNGLFKPSGPDGLPQPAFGQIQSPDFPTWSARSADMLVQGFVRANPDGDLTVGCYLYDVALKQQLTKGGWKVGAGDWRRAAHKCADMVYSRLSGESPFFDSKIAYIAETGPKDHRMKRLAIMDSDGANHRYLTSGQSTALTPRYSPDYSKILYLSYLNGQPSIYVYDLASNTQKLIARTGNPTMAPRWSPDGKWVLYSMASGGNTDIYRISSAGGGTPQRLTNTPGISIGGSYSPDGNQIVFESDRSGNQQIYVMNADGSNQRRISFFGGRSATPEWSPRGDQIAFTHVAGNLRIAVMNPNGGGMRHLTDSWQDEAPTWSPNGRIIQFFRTAKTAGTASIWQVDLTGRNERRLPTPVGASDPAWGPVRP, from the coding sequence ATGACCCACCGGACCTTTTCGACACGACTGCTTCCGCTGGCTCTCGTCTTCGCGCTGGCGGGCGCACCGCTTGCCGCGCAGAATGCGACGCCGGTCGCCATTCCCGGACCGCCCGCAGGGGCCGACATGGGTGTGCAGCCCGATGACGGCGGCCTGACCGGCTCGGTTTCCGACGAGAACGAGTGGCAGGATCTCGGCATCGCCATCACCACGTTCGCCACGGACGCCGACGTGCCGACCCGCACCAATGCCGGGTCCACCGCCGCGCTCGGCCGCGCGCTGTCGCAAGTGGTCGCCGCCGATCTCAAGAACAACGGCCTGTTCAAGCCCTCCGGCCCGGACGGTCTGCCGCAGCCCGCTTTCGGCCAGATCCAGTCGCCCGACTTCCCCACCTGGTCTGCCCGCAGCGCGGACATGCTGGTGCAGGGCTTCGTGCGCGCCAATCCCGACGGCGACCTGACCGTCGGCTGCTATCTCTACGATGTCGCCCTGAAGCAGCAACTCACCAAAGGCGGCTGGAAGGTGGGCGCCGGGGACTGGCGCCGCGCCGCGCACAAGTGCGCCGACATGGTCTATTCGCGCCTCTCGGGCGAAAGCCCGTTCTTCGATTCCAAGATCGCCTATATCGCCGAGACCGGTCCGAAGGACCACCGCATGAAGCGGCTGGCGATCATGGATTCGGACGGCGCCAACCACCGCTACCTAACCAGCGGCCAGTCGACCGCGCTCACCCCGCGCTATTCGCCGGACTATTCGAAGATCCTCTACCTGTCCTATCTCAACGGACAGCCGAGCATCTATGTCTACGATCTGGCCAGCAACACCCAGAAGCTGATCGCGCGCACCGGCAACCCGACGATGGCGCCGCGCTGGTCGCCGGACGGCAAGTGGGTGCTCTACTCGATGGCCTCGGGCGGCAACACCGACATCTACCGCATCTCCTCGGCCGGCGGCGGCACCCCGCAGCGCCTGACCAACACGCCGGGCATCTCGATCGGCGGGTCCTACTCGCCTGACGGCAACCAGATCGTGTTCGAAAGCGACCGCTCGGGCAACCAGCAGATCTACGTGATGAACGCGGACGGTTCGAACCAGCGCCGCATCAGCTTCTTCGGCGGCCGCTCCGCAACGCCCGAATGGAGTCCGCGCGGAGACCAGATCGCCTTCACGCACGTTGCCGGAAACTTGCGCATCGCGGTGATGAACCCGAACGGCGGCGGCATGCGCCACCTCACGGATTCGTGGCAGGACGAAGCGCCCACCTGGTCTCCGAACGGCCGCATCATCCAGTTCTTCCGCACCGCCAAGACGGCGGGAACGGCGTCGATCTGGCAGGTCGATCTTACCGGCCGCAACGAGCGCAGGCTGCCGACCCCGGTGGGCGCCTCGGACCCGGCCTGGGGCCCCGTTCGCCCCTGA
- the pal gene encoding peptidoglycan-associated lipoprotein Pal: protein MPALMSPRHVKTGSTMLLLAGALAMSACASKAPKELPPEPGPATTTTGPTQPSGPQAGSQADFLARMMGSDTIYFQLNEDTIDSADQAALSKQAQWLLQYPNKRATIEGHADERGTREYNLALGERRANAAKNYLISLGVDASRLNTVSYGKERPIALGSDEASWAQNRRAVTVTID from the coding sequence ATGCCTGCCCTCATGTCCCCCCGCCATGTGAAGACCGGATCGACAATGCTCCTCCTCGCCGGCGCGCTCGCCATGTCGGCGTGCGCATCGAAGGCGCCGAAGGAACTGCCGCCCGAGCCGGGCCCGGCAACCACCACCACTGGCCCCACCCAACCGAGCGGCCCGCAGGCCGGCAGCCAGGCGGACTTCCTCGCCCGCATGATGGGTTCGGACACCATCTATTTCCAGCTGAACGAGGACACCATCGATTCGGCCGACCAGGCAGCGCTTTCGAAGCAGGCCCAGTGGCTGCTTCAGTACCCCAACAAGCGCGCCACCATCGAAGGCCATGCCGACGAACGCGGCACCCGCGAATACAACCTCGCGCTGGGTGAGCGCCGCGCCAATGCGGCCAAGAACTACCTCATCAGTCTGGGCGTCGATGCCTCGCGCCTGAATACCGTGAGCTACGGCAAGGAGCGCCCGATCGCGCTCGGTTCGGACGAAGCGTCGTGGGCGCAGAACCGCCGCGCGGTTACCGTCACGATCGACTGA
- a CDS encoding J domain-containing protein: MSRAGRSQDWGFPRWRGYGSSHEAAQVRLCDRHGCTDPGNCPAPKSPNSPDRWYFCQKHAAEYNAGWDYFAGLDAEEAARREQDEQAQTSGYKESSHYGWAGSGDGSRSGDELRALEALGLDPDAEFDAVRRAWRAKAKEVHPDVRPNDPEAAKAFQTYQLAYEVLRAAEERREWKG; this comes from the coding sequence ATGAGTCGCGCAGGTCGATCACAGGACTGGGGTTTCCCGCGCTGGCGCGGCTATGGCAGCTCGCACGAGGCTGCCCAGGTGCGCCTGTGCGATCGCCACGGCTGCACCGATCCGGGCAACTGCCCCGCGCCCAAGAGCCCCAACAGCCCCGACCGCTGGTACTTCTGCCAGAAGCATGCCGCCGAATACAACGCCGGGTGGGACTATTTCGCCGGTCTCGACGCCGAAGAAGCCGCCCGGCGCGAGCAGGACGAGCAGGCGCAGACATCGGGCTACAAGGAATCCTCGCACTACGGCTGGGCCGGTTCGGGCGACGGTTCGCGCAGCGGCGACGAACTGCGCGCGCTCGAAGCGCTGGGTCTCGACCCGGATGCCGAGTTCGATGCCGTGCGCAGGGCCTGGCGCGCCAAGGCCAAGGAAGTCCACCCCGACGTGCGCCCCAACGATCCCGAGGCGGCCAAGGCGTTCCAGACCTATCAGCTTGCCTACGAAGTCCTGCGCGCGGCGGAAGAACGCCGCGAGTGGAAGGGATGA